In Myxococcales bacterium, a single window of DNA contains:
- a CDS encoding KUP/HAK/KT family potassium transporter: protein MTQAQKEHAPHGGVLALTIGAMGVVYGDIGTSPLYAVNEVFFGHGAVPSTKENVVGCISLVLWTITLVVLFKYLLFVRADNDGEGGTFALYGLRGGGGGGGGGGGGGGGGGGGGVGGGGGGPAARGGAGWTLAAGGGGGGGGGGGGGGGGGGGGGGGGGGGGGGGGGGGGGGGGGRPGVVDAAFLTANSLKFFEGGFIPLGLGVMLFGVMTTWRWGRKATFAAYSGKRTMTMKELIALKESATLFDRNAIVMVPKPLRSVDDNSPALMQLLWDRWGGILPKNLIFVEVVHRKVPYVRDARYHVTLFQRSSDRGCIVSVTMVFGFMEDPNVERVLEDLAGHHEIDLPANPHKWIVHASQENAMPAKDAGAFARTRLRLFSLLRQISTPAYYYYGLGDEVQLSTEILPVRLK from the coding sequence ATGACCCAAGCCCAGAAAGAACACGCGCCCCACGGAGGCGTCCTCGCTCTCACGATTGGCGCGATGGGCGTGGTGTACGGCGACATCGGCACCTCTCCGCTCTACGCGGTGAACGAGGTCTTCTTCGGGCACGGCGCGGTGCCGTCGACGAAGGAGAACGTCGTCGGCTGCATCTCGCTCGTCCTGTGGACCATCACGCTCGTTGTCCTCTTCAAGTACCTGCTCTTCGTGCGCGCCGACAACGACGGCGAAGGCGGCACCTTCGCGCTCTACGGGCTCCGCGGCGGCGGGGGGGGGGGGGGGGGGGGGGGGGGGGGGGGGGGGGGGGGGGGGGGGGGGGGGGTTGGGGGGGGGGGGGGGGGGCCGGCGGCCCGCGGCGGGGCCGGGTGGACGCTGGCTGCGGGGGGGGGGGGGGGGGGGGGGGGGGGGGGGGGGGGGGGGGGGGGGGGGGGGGGGGGGGGGGGGGGGGGGGGGGGGGGGGGGGGGGGGGGGGGGGGGGGGGGGGGGGGGGGGGGGGGCGGGGGGCGGCCGGGCGTCGTCGACGCGGCGTTCCTCACGGCCAACTCGCTCAAATTCTTCGAGGGGGGCTTCATCCCGCTCGGCCTCGGCGTGATGCTCTTCGGCGTGATGACCACGTGGCGCTGGGGCCGCAAGGCCACGTTCGCGGCCTACTCGGGCAAGCGCACGATGACCATGAAGGAGCTCATCGCGCTGAAGGAGAGCGCCACGCTCTTCGACCGCAACGCGATCGTGATGGTCCCCAAGCCGCTGCGCTCCGTGGACGACAACTCGCCCGCGCTGATGCAGCTCCTATGGGATCGCTGGGGGGGCATCCTCCCGAAGAACCTCATCTTCGTCGAGGTGGTCCACCGCAAGGTGCCGTACGTGCGCGACGCGCGCTACCACGTGACTCTGTTCCAGCGCTCGAGCGATCGAGGGTGCATCGTCAGCGTGACGATGGTCTTCGGGTTCATGGAAGATCCGAACGTCGAGCGTGTGCTCGAAGACCTCGCCGGTCACCACGAGATCGACCTCCCCGCGAATCCGCACAAGTGGATCGTGCACGCCTCTCAGGAGAACGCGATGCCCGCCAAGGACGCCGGAGCGTTCGCACGGACGAGGCTCCGTCTCTTCTCGTTGCTCCGCCAGATCTCGACGCCCGCGTATTACTACTACGGCCTCGGCGACGAGGTTCAGCTCTCGACCGAGATCCTGCCCGTGCGACTGAAGTAG
- a CDS encoding transcriptional repressor, producing MQRKGLRSTEQRRLIVETFFTSPNHVSIEELLAQVRAQDPKVGYATVYRTLKLLSECGVAFERRFGDGLTRYELADEASHHDHLICVECDDILEFEEERIEAIQEEIARKYGYVLRSHKHEMYGVCPACQRRGERPAGAANTANTAPAKPTATSRVQGKP from the coding sequence ATGCAGCGCAAAGGGTTGCGCTCCACCGAGCAGCGGCGACTCATCGTCGAGACCTTCTTCACCTCGCCCAACCACGTGAGCATCGAGGAGCTGCTCGCGCAGGTGCGCGCGCAAGACCCGAAGGTGGGCTACGCGACGGTGTACCGCACGCTGAAGCTGCTGTCGGAGTGCGGCGTCGCCTTCGAGCGCCGCTTCGGCGATGGCCTCACGCGGTACGAGCTCGCCGACGAGGCCTCCCACCACGATCACCTCATTTGCGTCGAATGCGACGACATCCTCGAGTTCGAGGAGGAGCGCATCGAGGCCATTCAGGAGGAGATCGCGCGGAAGTACGGTTACGTCCTGCGCAGCCACAAGCACGAGATGTACGGGGTGTGTCCTGCCTGCCAGCGCCGGGGCGAGCGCCCGGCCGGCGCCGCGAACACCGCGAACACCGCGCCGGCGAAACCCACGGCCACGAGTCGCGTACAGGGAAAACCATGA
- a CDS encoding phosphatase PAP2 family protein: MALRAPPCAAEPAGGDLRHDLRVDIPVTLAAAGTAIGLNLAAGSLTRACRWCDSNALDASVRAAWVRADPAPSRTVSDGFAVGAPVVTLGLAALAAADADRAGDIPLNSLLVAEATSVAMALNAIAKVAFARERPYAHALSADAKATTPSPADNNVSFFSGHTTFTFALATSAGTIASTRGYRAAPAVWAVGLPLAAATGYLRIAADRHYFTDVVGGMLVGALVGAGIPLLFHRPMFERAVLGSASVPGGQIFSLTLPSPI, translated from the coding sequence GTGGCGCTGCGGGCGCCGCCGTGCGCGGCCGAGCCGGCGGGCGGAGATCTCCGCCACGATCTGCGCGTGGACATCCCCGTCACGCTGGCCGCGGCGGGCACCGCGATCGGCCTGAACCTCGCCGCCGGCTCGCTCACCCGCGCGTGCCGCTGGTGCGACTCGAACGCCCTCGACGCCAGCGTGCGCGCGGCGTGGGTGCGCGCGGACCCCGCGCCTTCGCGGACCGTCAGCGACGGCTTCGCGGTCGGGGCGCCCGTCGTCACCCTGGGTCTCGCTGCGCTGGCGGCGGCCGACGCGGATCGCGCGGGCGACATCCCGCTCAACTCGCTGCTCGTCGCGGAGGCGACCAGCGTCGCGATGGCCCTGAACGCGATCGCCAAGGTCGCGTTCGCGCGCGAGCGACCGTATGCGCACGCGCTGTCCGCCGACGCGAAGGCCACCACGCCGAGCCCCGCCGACAACAACGTCTCGTTCTTCTCGGGGCACACCACCTTCACGTTCGCCCTCGCCACGTCGGCGGGCACGATCGCCTCGACGCGGGGCTACCGAGCGGCGCCCGCCGTGTGGGCCGTCGGCCTGCCGCTCGCGGCGGCGACGGGGTACCTCCGCATCGCCGCCGATCGTCACTACTTCACCGACGTCGTCGGAGGCATGCTCGTGGGCGCGCTCGTCGGTGCCGGGATCCCCCTGCTGTTCCACCGGCCGATGTTCGAGCGCGCGGTGCTAGGCAGCGCGTCCGTGCCGGGCGGCCAGATCTTCTCGCTCACCCTCCCCTCGCCGATCTAG
- a CDS encoding serine/threonine protein kinase produces MARLTLHCEAPCSAMLDAAARALDTPMYVTGRHVVSWRLRDGSAATSELDVSPGTASSQHGAFVDGGCLVNLSGDDSAARLSDRYELLFKLASGGMGSVFVGRARGALGFRQLVAIKLPHPHVLEDPNVRTVLVNEARVASSIRHANVASVRDVEVAGEQVLLVMDYVEGGALSELMASTKGAIDPRLSLRIVLDACAGLQAAHEATDDRGRALDVVHRDVSPQNILVGLDGLARVTDFGVAKCASASIEPPATAPPTAPAPSTAHAPERSTSSPAVSAPKAKPHSAVAPKGAPPPASAPAVAPSTPAPTPPAAPSASSRRNPYLTP; encoded by the coding sequence GTGGCGCGGCTCACGCTCCACTGCGAGGCCCCGTGCTCCGCGATGCTCGACGCTGCGGCCCGCGCCCTCGATACCCCGATGTACGTCACCGGGCGGCACGTCGTGAGCTGGCGGCTCCGTGATGGCTCGGCGGCCACGAGCGAGCTTGACGTCTCCCCTGGCACCGCGAGCAGCCAGCACGGCGCGTTCGTCGACGGAGGCTGCCTCGTGAACCTCTCCGGCGACGACTCGGCGGCGCGCCTCTCCGACCGGTACGAGCTCTTGTTCAAGCTCGCGAGCGGCGGCATGGGCTCGGTCTTCGTCGGTCGCGCGCGCGGTGCGCTCGGCTTTCGTCAGCTCGTGGCCATCAAGCTCCCCCATCCCCACGTGCTGGAGGACCCCAACGTGCGCACGGTGCTCGTGAACGAGGCGCGCGTCGCCTCGTCGATTCGCCACGCGAACGTGGCCTCGGTGCGCGACGTGGAGGTCGCCGGCGAACAGGTGCTGCTCGTGATGGACTACGTCGAAGGCGGCGCCCTCTCGGAGCTCATGGCGAGCACCAAAGGCGCTATCGATCCGAGGCTCTCGCTGCGCATCGTGCTCGACGCCTGCGCCGGGCTCCAGGCCGCGCACGAGGCCACCGACGACCGCGGCCGCGCCCTCGACGTGGTGCATCGCGACGTGTCGCCCCAGAACATCCTCGTGGGCCTCGATGGCCTCGCGCGGGTGACCGACTTCGGTGTGGCGAAGTGCGCCAGCGCGTCGATCGAGCCGCCCGCGACGGCGCCGCCGACCGCGCCCGCGCCGAGCACGGCGCATGCCCCCGAGCGGAGCACCAGCTCACCTGCCGTGAGCGCTCCCAAGGCAAAGCCCCACTCCGCCGTGGCACCGAAGGGGGCCCCGCCGCCCGCGAGCGCGCCCGCCGTCGCCCCCTCCACACCCGCGCCAACGCCGCCCGCGGCGCCCTCCGCGTCGTCCCGGCGGAACCCGTACCTCACGCCCTGA